One segment of Rosa chinensis cultivar Old Blush chromosome 6, RchiOBHm-V2, whole genome shotgun sequence DNA contains the following:
- the LOC112169550 gene encoding transcription factor MYB123: MGRSPCCVNEGLNRGAWTAIEDQVLIDYINTHGEGKWRRIPKEAGLKRCGKSCRLRWLNYLRPDIKRGNITQEEEDLIIRLHKLLGNRWSLIAGRIPGRTDNEIKNYWNTTLGKKVNNGQDDVHQVHLTVENKNTKKKKKKKYKTKSLTTVLDSIAAIRTRAVRCNRVVVTSHLVPHPFVKNVHGTALEEGINNSEEDNTITTATATTTSPSENLVLEFDVGKLFNVSENIPDSSDDYWELYQFGGGDKVLEDQYGGNINNGGGSSNNYKWSSASSEPILFSEEMLKDWMREDCFHHQS; this comes from the exons ATGGGAAGAAGTCCTTGTTGTGTAAATGAGGGACTGAACAGAGGAGCTTGGACTGCTATTGAGGACCAAGTTCTCATAGACTACATCAACACccatggagaaggaaaatggagaagaaTTCCCAAAGAAGCTG gtctaAAGAGATGCGGAAAGAGCTGCAGGCTGAGGTGGCTGAATTATCTGAGACCTGATATCAAAAGGGGTAATATAACTCAGGAAGAAGAGGATCTCATCATTAGGCTCCACAAGCTACTAGGCAACAG ATGGTCCCTAATAGCTGGGAGAATACCAGGACGAACAGACAATGAAATCAAGAATTACTGGAACACGACCTTAGGAAAGAAGGTGAATAACGGCCAGGATGATGTTCATCAAGTACATCTAACGGTAGAGAATAAGAatacgaagaagaagaagaagaagaaatataagaCTAAATCGTTGACAACGGTGCTGGATTCCATTGCCGCCATCCGTACAAGGGCAGTGAGATGCAACAGAGTAGTAGTCACCTCGCACTTAGTCCCGCACCCATTTGTCAAAAATGTTCACGGTACTGCTTTGGAAGAGGGCATAAATAACTCTGAGGAAGACAACACTATTACTACCGCCACCGCCACTACTACTTCCCCTTCAGAGAATTTGGTGTTAGAATTTGATGTGGGGAAGCTCTTTAATGTGTCGGAAAATATTCCAGATAGCTCCGACGACTACTGGGAACTATATCAGTTTGGTGGCGGTGACAAAGTTTTGGAGGATCAATACGGTGGCAATATCAATAATGGTGGTGGTAGCTCAAACAATTACAAGTGGTCCTCAGCTAGCTCCGAACCAATCTTGTTCTCGGAGGAAATGCTCAAGGATTGGATGAGAGAGGACTGTTTCCACCATCAAAGTTGA